The Streptomyces seoulensis genome contains a region encoding:
- a CDS encoding DUF349 domain-containing protein, with protein sequence MSSDPWGRVDETGTVYVRTADGEQVVGSWAAGSPEEALAYFERKYEGLVVEIGLLEKRVQTTDLSAKDAQTAIGHIREQVDAHHAVGDLDALRTRLDKLVKTVESRREERKAQRAKQSDEARKAKEDLVTEAEQLAASDQWRVAGERLRALVDTWKGLPRLDRKSDDELWHRFSHARSAFSKRRKAHFAQLDSQREDARRIKERLVAEAEALSGSTDWGTTAARYRELMADWKAAGRAQREHEDDLWNRFRGAQDVFFAARSGVFAERDAEQAENLKLKEALAEEAEQILPVRDLKAARGAFRSVNERWEAIGQVPRDARGKVEGRMHAVERAIQEAEEAEWRRTNPEARARAEGLTGQLQAAVDKLRGQAEQARAQGNNSRADKLERELEGRQALLDQALKGLEEFGG encoded by the coding sequence GTGAGCAGCGACCCGTGGGGCCGCGTCGACGAGACGGGGACCGTGTACGTGCGTACGGCCGATGGCGAGCAGGTCGTCGGATCGTGGGCGGCCGGCTCCCCCGAGGAGGCGCTTGCCTACTTCGAGCGCAAGTACGAGGGCCTGGTTGTCGAGATCGGCCTCCTCGAGAAGCGTGTGCAGACCACCGATCTGTCCGCGAAGGACGCCCAGACCGCGATCGGTCACATCCGCGAGCAGGTGGACGCGCACCACGCGGTGGGTGACCTCGACGCGTTGCGGACCCGCCTCGACAAGCTCGTCAAGACGGTCGAGTCGCGCCGCGAGGAGCGCAAGGCGCAGCGGGCCAAGCAGTCCGACGAGGCCCGCAAGGCCAAGGAGGATCTGGTCACGGAGGCGGAGCAGCTCGCGGCGTCCGACCAGTGGCGGGTGGCCGGTGAGCGGCTGCGGGCCCTGGTGGACACCTGGAAGGGGCTGCCCCGGCTGGACCGCAAGTCCGACGACGAGCTGTGGCACCGCTTCTCGCACGCCCGGTCGGCGTTCTCCAAGCGCCGCAAGGCGCACTTCGCGCAACTGGACTCGCAGCGCGAGGACGCCCGGCGCATCAAGGAGCGGCTGGTCGCGGAGGCGGAGGCGCTGTCCGGTTCGACGGACTGGGGCACCACGGCGGCCCGCTACCGCGAGCTGATGGCGGACTGGAAGGCCGCGGGCCGCGCCCAGCGCGAGCACGAGGACGACCTGTGGAACCGCTTCCGGGGCGCCCAGGACGTGTTCTTCGCCGCGCGCAGCGGTGTGTTCGCCGAGCGGGACGCGGAGCAGGCGGAGAACCTGAAGCTGAAGGAGGCGCTGGCCGAGGAGGCCGAGCAGATCCTCCCGGTGCGGGACCTGAAGGCCGCGCGGGGCGCCTTCCGTTCGGTCAACGAGCGGTGGGAGGCCATCGGTCAGGTGCCGCGGGACGCGCGGGGCAAGGTCGAGGGCCGGATGCACGCCGTCGAGCGGGCGATCCAGGAGGCCGAGGAGGCCGAGTGGCGCCGGACCAACCCGGAGGCACGCGCGCGTGCCGAGGGTCTGACCGGTCAGCTCCAGGCCGCCGTGGACAAGCTCCGGGGCCAGGCCGAGCAGGCGCGCGCCCAGGGCAACAACTCCCGCGCCGACAAGCTGGAGCGTGAGCTGGAGGGCCGCCAGGCACTGCTGGACCAGGCTCTGAAGGGCCTGGAGGAGTTCGGGGGCTGA
- a CDS encoding peptidylprolyl isomerase: protein MVSQEQRRRQLAREKFLRQQQRRTDSRRKARMRNSVIASVLGVVVIGSVALYTTGVMKGDDDKKVDTAAGASPSASPSKAPDPCEKPAKGSVKKQSWKKEPAMSIDTSADYTMKLDTTCGDIGVALKTAAPHTVNSFAFLADKGFFDHTKCHRLTTNGIYVLQCGDPTGTGTGGPGYTIPDENLKDKSLKKNTYPAGTVAMANTGQPHTGGSQFFLVYKDSPLPPQYSPFGTIDKAGLKVLDKIAKAGDSTGQGDGAPNATVVIDKATVTKS from the coding sequence GTGGTCAGCCAGGAGCAGCGACGGCGTCAGCTCGCACGGGAGAAGTTCTTGCGGCAGCAGCAGCGGCGCACGGACTCGCGACGCAAGGCGCGCATGCGCAACTCGGTGATCGCGTCGGTGCTCGGCGTGGTCGTGATCGGCAGTGTGGCGCTGTACACGACGGGCGTGATGAAGGGCGACGACGACAAGAAGGTGGACACGGCCGCCGGGGCGTCGCCGAGCGCGAGCCCGAGCAAGGCGCCGGACCCCTGCGAGAAGCCGGCCAAGGGCTCGGTGAAGAAGCAGTCCTGGAAGAAGGAGCCGGCGATGTCGATCGACACGTCGGCCGACTACACCATGAAGCTGGACACCACCTGCGGTGACATCGGCGTGGCCCTGAAGACGGCGGCCCCGCACACGGTGAACTCCTTCGCCTTCCTCGCGGACAAGGGCTTCTTCGACCACACCAAGTGCCACCGGCTGACCACGAACGGGATCTACGTCCTGCAGTGCGGCGACCCGACGGGCACCGGCACCGGCGGGCCGGGCTACACCATCCCGGACGAGAATCTGAAGGACAAGAGCCTCAAGAAGAACACGTACCCGGCGGGCACGGTGGCCATGGCCAACACCGGGCAGCCGCACACCGGCGGCAGCCAGTTCTTCCTGGTCTACAAGGACAGCCCGCTGCCGCCGCAGTACAGCCCCTTCGGCACGATCGACAAGGCCGGGCTGAAGGTGCTCGACAAGATCGCCAAGGCGGGCGACAGCACGGGCCAGGGCGACGGCGCCCCGAACGCGACGGTCGTGATCGACAAGGCGACGGTCACGAAGTCCTGA
- a CDS encoding MBL fold metallo-hydrolase, whose product MLIAGFPAGAWGTNCYLVAPAAGEECVIIDPGHQAAPGVEEALRKHRLKPVAVVLTHGHIDHVASVVPVCGAHDVPAWIHPDDRYMLSDPEKALGRSIGMPLMGELTVGEPDDLRELTDGAKLQLAGMDFSVAHAPGHTKGSVTFAMPESADVPSVLFSGDLLFAGSVGRTDLPGGSMEDMLGSLARVCLPLDDSTVVLSGHGPQTTIGQERATNPYLRQVAAGQGTDPAPRRGM is encoded by the coding sequence GTGCTCATTGCCGGGTTCCCCGCCGGGGCCTGGGGGACGAACTGTTATCTCGTCGCCCCCGCCGCCGGTGAGGAGTGCGTGATCATCGACCCCGGCCATCAGGCCGCTCCCGGCGTCGAGGAAGCGCTCAGGAAGCATCGCCTCAAGCCCGTCGCCGTCGTCCTCACCCACGGCCACATCGACCATGTCGCCTCCGTCGTCCCGGTCTGCGGCGCGCACGACGTGCCCGCCTGGATCCACCCCGACGACCGCTACATGCTGAGCGACCCGGAGAAGGCGCTCGGCCGGTCCATCGGCATGCCGCTCATGGGCGAGCTGACCGTGGGGGAGCCGGACGACCTCCGGGAGCTGACCGACGGGGCGAAGCTCCAGCTCGCCGGGATGGACTTCTCCGTCGCCCACGCGCCGGGCCATACCAAGGGGTCGGTGACCTTCGCGATGCCCGAGAGCGCCGACGTCCCGTCGGTCCTCTTCTCCGGGGATCTGCTGTTCGCCGGCTCCGTGGGACGCACCGACCTGCCGGGCGGATCGATGGAGGACATGCTCGGGTCGCTGGCACGCGTGTGCCTGCCGCTCGACGACTCCACCGTGGTGCTGTCCGGCCACGGCCCCCAGACCACCATCGGCCAGGAACGCGCCACCAACCCCTATCTGCGGCAGGTGGCCGCCGGCCAGGGAACCGACCCGGCTCCCCGACGAGGAATGTGA